CATAACGGTTCAGAAACAGCAATAACCGTCGGAAAATTACGTTTATCAATTGTTGAAATCAAAAATACGGTACTTGAATTTAACAACCTGACAATTCGCTCATGTATTTCCATTATTGAAGGCCCCCTATTAATCAAGTTTCTACTAATTATAACAATTTTATATCAATTTAGGAAAGCTGGACCCTCTTTTAAATGAACTTTCCCCTAAATAAAAAAAATAGAAGGTTGAAACAAAAAGGAATGACCACTTTTGATCCAAGCTCTTCTATTAATTTATTTAATCATTCGTTTCTTTTAGCCAATTACTTTGTCGGCTCGTGCTTAAAATCATTCTACAGATCGGGCCCACAAGTAATAACTGCAACGGCAATGCCATAATAAGGTTTTTAGCAAAGGCATCTACATAATAACTTAGGAAGTTTTCTGTGAAACCAAATTGCATAAAAACACCATACATCGACATGAAAAAAACCATTCCTAAAACCATGCAACTAGAAACAGCAATGATCATCTGGATTTTTTTCTCTTTATTGATAGGTAAAGCAAAAGCAATTTTTTTAGCTGGTGACGAAACAATTAAGACATCAAATAGAAACGCTACAATAAATCCTGGTATCAATCCACCAAATAAATTGCTTAATGAAAATTGTCCATGTAATAAAAGATTATAGGCGCTCATTGACATCACCATAGAAAAACAGACAATCGTTGTGAAGAAAATTCCTTCTTTTTTGTTTTGTGGCATACATACACTCCTCTTTTTTTGATAACAGAGTTTATGCTACCATAAAATAATTTTTCTCGTAAGTTAAAATTTTTTAATGATATTGATTGGAGTATAAATAAGTGCCTGAGGGCGCAAAAAAAGCTCTATCCTTAGATAAAAGATAGAGCAAATCAGTTCAAAAATTATTGAGCTACTGGGTAAACAGACACTTGTTTTTTGTCACGGCCTTTACGTTCAAAACGTACTACGCCGTCTACTTTAGCAAATAAAGTGTCATCTCCGCCAATACCTACGTTAGCACCTGGGTAAATTTTAGTTCCGCGTTGACGGTATAAAATTGATCCACCAGTTACTGTTTGTCCATCAGCGCTTTTAGCACCTAGGCGTTTAGATTCTGAATCACGTCCGTTGGAAGTAGAACCTCCACCTTTTTTGTGGGCGAATAATTGTAAATTCATGTTTAATAACATAGTCTGCACCTCCTATTTTTCATTTATGGTTTTGACTTGAATAAATTCAAGATTTTCTTGCTCAACTGCTTGTAGACCCAATAAAAGGTTTTCCAAGAGAATTTGGGCTATGTTGGTTTGTTCCTGATTGGTATTTGAAATCACTTCAACATAAAGGTAACCACCTTCATCTTCGTTGGTTTCAACAATCGGTTCAAAGCCAGCTAATGCATCAATACCGTTGACGGTGCTAATCGTTAAAGCAGAAACAGCTGCACAAACGATATCACTGCCATATGGGCCTGATTCCGCATGCCCTGAGACTTCAAATGAAACGATTTGACCTGCGCCATTTCGTTTAAAAGAACTTTTAATCATTGATAGGCCTTCTTTCCTATGCAACTTAAAAGAATTATGCGTTAATTGCGTTGATTACAACTTTTGTATATGGTTGACGGTGACCTTGTTTGCGGTGAGTGTGTTTTTTAGGTTTGTATTTGAAAGTCACGACTTTCTTTTGTTTGCCGTGTTTTTCTACAGTTCCTTCGACAGTTGCACCTGCGACAGTTGGAGCTCCTACTTTCGTAGATTCGCCACCCACTAAGATAACTTCGTCAAAAACAACTTTTTCGCCAGCTTCTACGTCTAATTTTTCAACGTAAATTGCTTGACCTACCTCAACTTTTACTTGTTTACCACCAGTTTTGATAATTGCGTACATGCTATACAGCACCTCCTTCTTCTAGACTTAGACTCGCCATCCCAAGTGACAACGATTGTTGTGCTTACAAAAACTTGTTCTGTGCGGTTGTAGCTGTGGAGTCCACAATTACAACATTAGTATCATATCAAAATAAAGAGTGAGAGTCAATAAAAACTTAGTGATTTAGCGATTTAAACTACTTTTCAAAAAAACTTTGTTGTTATTTCTAATTTATGATTGACTTTGTTTTCCATGTTCATTATAATAAACTCTGTTGCGTTAATATTTTGCGCCAATAGCTCAGCTGGATAGAGCACTCGCCTTCTAAGCGAGCGGTCGGGAGTTCGAATCTCTCTTGGCGTATTATTTTAAGCGTGTATCTCAAAAAACACCAACCTGTTAAACGGTTGGTGTTTTTTTATTATGTTTATGAAAGTTCTACTTTTCCTGTGTAAAGTTGATGATAAATTCCTTTTTCTTTAAGCAAGTCCTCATGACTCCCTCGTTCGATGATTCGTCCATGATCCATCACCATGATCGCATCTGAATTTTGAATAGTCGATAATCGATGGGCAATAACAAATACCGTTCTTCCCTTCATCAAACGATCCATCCCTGCTTGTACATGTTTTTCCGTTCTTGTATCAATACTTGACGTTGCTTCATCTAAGATCATGACAGGCGGATCTGCGATTGCAGCCCGGGCAATCGATAATAATTGGCGTTGCCCTTGCGACAATCCATCACCATCACCTGTGATCACAGTATCATATTTCTCAGGTAAATTATTGATAAAGTCTTCCGCATTCGCTAACTGAGCTGCTTTGATCACGTCTTCATCCGATGCATTTAATTTTCCATAACGAATATTCTCACGAATCGTTCCCGTAAATAAATGGGTATCCTGCAAAACAATCCCTAATGATCTTCTTAAAGAACTTTTTTTGATTTTTTTCACGTTGATTCCATCATAACGTATTTTCCCTTCTTGAATATCGTAAAAACGATTGATCAAGTTAGTGATCGTTGTTTTCCCCGCGCCTGTAGCTCCAACAAAAGCGACTTTTTGCCCTGGTTCTGCATAGAGATTGATATCC
This sequence is a window from Enterococcus sp. 7F3_DIV0205. Protein-coding genes within it:
- a CDS encoding ribosomal-processing cysteine protease Prp, which encodes MIKSSFKRNGAGQIVSFEVSGHAESGPYGSDIVCAAVSALTISTVNGIDALAGFEPIVETNEDEGGYLYVEVISNTNQEQTNIAQILLENLLLGLQAVEQENLEFIQVKTINEK
- a CDS encoding DUF2798 domain-containing protein is translated as MPQNKKEGIFFTTIVCFSMVMSMSAYNLLLHGQFSLSNLFGGLIPGFIVAFLFDVLIVSSPAKKIAFALPINKEKKIQMIIAVSSCMVLGMVFFMSMYGVFMQFGFTENFLSYYVDAFAKNLIMALPLQLLLVGPICRMILSTSRQSNWLKETND
- the rplU gene encoding 50S ribosomal protein L21, with product MYAIIKTGGKQVKVEVGQAIYVEKLDVEAGEKVVFDEVILVGGESTKVGAPTVAGATVEGTVEKHGKQKKVVTFKYKPKKHTHRKQGHRQPYTKVVINAINA
- the rpmA gene encoding 50S ribosomal protein L27 is translated as MLLNMNLQLFAHKKGGGSTSNGRDSESKRLGAKSADGQTVTGGSILYRQRGTKIYPGANVGIGGDDTLFAKVDGVVRFERKGRDKKQVSVYPVAQ